The following proteins are encoded in a genomic region of Anomaloglossus baeobatrachus isolate aAnoBae1 chromosome 6, aAnoBae1.hap1, whole genome shotgun sequence:
- the SOCS6 gene encoding suppressor of cytokine signaling 6, with protein MKKISLKTFRKSFNLNKSKEENDFVMVQQPSITNNFVKDDSLFGSCYGKDLTGCEINSEDDKGGKNRPKSESLMGTLKRRLSAKQKQKGKGSTSVNSAEEDTFSSSSAPITFKDVRSQRPLRSTSLRTHHYSPTPWPLRPTNSEETCIKMEVKVKALVHSTSPSPALNGVRKDFHELQTDNVYQEQGNTLKSTESHNGDLHLHINEHVPVVIGLMPQDYIQYTVPLDEGMYPLEGPRTYCLDSSSPMEISAVPSHIGSNGFHEDESQVAPDVVVASDIFVDQTVNGLLHSTNGVLFQNSRVSHNDVPPLSPLLPPVQNSQIQRNFAGLNSTEAHMAENMRCHLNFDPNTAPGVGRVYDSVQSSGPMVVTSLTEELKKLAKQGWYWGPITRWEAEEKLANVPDGSFLVRDSSDDRYLLSLSFRSHSKTLHTRIEHSNGRFSFYEQPDVEGHTSIVDLIEHSIRDSENGAFCYSRSRVPGSATYPVRLTNPVSRFMQVRSLQYLCRFVIRQYTRIDLIQKLPLPNKMKDYLQEKHY; from the coding sequence ATGAAGAAAATCAGTCTGAAAACATTTCGCAAATCTTTTAACTTGAACAAAAGCAAAGAAGAAAATGATTTTGTAATGGTACAGCAGCCGTCGATTACCAATAACTTTGTGAAAGATGACTCTCTGTTTGGTAGCTGTTATGGCAAAGACTTGACAGGATGTGAAATCAACAGCGAAGATGACAAAGGCGGCAAAAATAGGCCAAAAAGTGAAAGCTTGATGGGGACATTAAAGAGGCGCCTTTCTGCAAAGCAGAAGCAAAAAGGAAAAGGAAGCACATCAGTGAACTCTGCGGAAGAAGACACATTTTCTTCATCTTCCGCTCCCATTACTTTTAAAGACGTCAGATCTCAGAGGCCGTTAAGGTCGACATCCCTTCGAACTCACCACTACAGCCCAACGCCATGGCCCTTGCGTCCTACAAACTCTGAAGAGACCTGTATAAAGATGGAAGTAAAAGTGAAAGCATTAGTCCATTCCACCAGTCCCAGCCCTGCGCTTAATGGGGTTCGAAAGGACTTTCATGAGCTGCAGACAGATAATGTTTATCAGGAACAAGGTAACACATTGAAAAGTACAGAATCTCATAATGGAGATCTCCACCTACATATTAATGAACATGTGCCTGTAGTTATAGGACTTATGCCTCAGGACTATATTCAGTATACTGTGCCTTTAGATGAGGGAATGTATCCTTTGGAAGGACCACGTACTTACTGTTTGGACAGCTCATCCCCGATGGAAATTTCTGCTGTACCTTCCCACATTGGCAGTAATGGCTTTCACGAAGACGAAAGTCAAGTTGCTCCGGATGTAGTAGTGGCTTCGGACATCTTTGTGGACCAGACTGTGAATGGTCTGCTACATAGTACTAATGGAGTTCTTTTTCAAAACTCCAGGGTAAGTCACAATGACGTCCCTCCactgtcaccattgctacctccagTCCAGAACAGTCAAATCCAAAGGAACTTTGCAGGACTTAATAGCACAGAAGCACACATGGCGGAAAACATGCGGTGCCATTTAAATTTCGACCCAAACACTGCTCCTGGTGTAGGCAGAGTCTATGACTCTGTACAAAGCAGTGGGCCTATGGTAGTCACCAGTCTTACCGAAGAGCTTAAAAAACTTGCAAAACAAGGATGGTACTGGGGACCCATCACACGCTGGGAAGCAGAAGAAAAATTAGCGAATGTGCCAGATGGCTCCTTTTTGGTCCGCGACAGCTCTGACGACCGTTATCTTTTAAGTCTAAGTTTTCGTTCCCATAGTAAAACACTTCATACTAGAATCGAACATTCAAATGGTAGGTTTAGCTTTTATGAACAGCCAGACGTGGAAGGACACACGTCCATAGTGGACCTTATAGAACATTCCATCAGGGACTCGGAGAATGGGGCCTTTTGCTACTCCCGGTCTCGAGTTCCCGGATCAGCCACTTATCCCGTTAGACTGACAAACCCAGTGTCCCGGTTTATGCAGGTGCGATCTCTGCAGTACCTGTGTCGCTTTGTGATACGCCAGTACACCAGAATAGACCTGATTCAGAAACTGCCTTTGCCAAACAAAATGAAGGATTATTTACAGGAAAAGC